The following DNA comes from Janthinobacterium sp. TB1-E2.
GGCGCCAGCAGGAACGCGGTGATGACCACGGCACGCGTCACGTAGATGGCCGACAGCAGGTAGCGCTTGGCGATCTTGCCGCCGAGTTTGCCCGCATAGTAGGAGCCGACGATGTTGAACAGGCCGATCAGGGCCAGCGCCGTGACGGCGACGTTCGGGTTCATCAGGCCCTGGTCCTTCAGGTAGGCCGGCAAGTGCACGCCGATGAAGACCAGCTGGAAACCGCAGACAAAATAACCGGCCAACAGCAGCCAGAACGAGCGGCTGGCGATCGCTTCGCTGAAGGCGGCGCCCACGCTTTGCTGCGGGCCGCTGGCGTGCGAGACGGGCGGCTCGCGCAGGTAGAAGGCCATCGGGATCATCGCCAGCAGCACCAGCGCGGCCAGCACATAAAAGGCGTTTTGCCAGCCCACGGCGGAGATCAGCTGCTGCTCGACGGGCATCATCAGGAACTGGCCGAACGAGCCGGCCGCCGACGAAATGCCGAAGGCCCACGAGCGCTGCTCGGGCGGCGCGCTGCGCCCGATGATGCCGCTGATGGCGCCAAAAGCCGTACAGGCCAGCGCCAGGCCGATGAAGATGCCGGAGCCGACGATGAACAGGGTGGGCTGCGTCACGAGCGCCATCCACACGAGGCCCGCCATGTAGCTGATGGCACCGACGATGACGACGCGCATGGTGCCGAAGCGGTCGGCCGCCATGCCGGCGAACGGGCCGAAGACGCCCCACATCAGGTTTTGCATGGCCAGCGCCAGCGAATACGTTTCGCGCGTCCAGCCATTGGCTTGCGAGATCGGCTGCATCCAGAAGCCCAGGCCGTGGCGCACGCCCATCGCCAGGGTCAGGACGACGCCGCTGGCGATGAGGACAGTTTTCAGGCTGGGACGGGATGAGTGCAATGTCATGGGATTCCTGTTCACGCCTGGTCGGCTTGGTAGACGAGGCCGATCTGGCCGCGCATGGTGTCGAGATTGCGCATCAGCGCCACGCTGTCGGCGTGCGGCATGAGGGGGCTTTCCAGCAGGCCGGCGCGGATGCAGCGCATCGCCTCGATGGCCTCGTGCGCATAGCCATTGCCCAGGTGGGGGGCGGCGACGACGCGGCGTTCGCCGTCCATCATTTCGACAATCAGGTGATCGGGCTTGTAAAAACGGTTGGGCAGCCGGATGCGTCCCAGGCTGCCGGAAATGGTCATTTCCGTCGGCGTCTGCGCGCGCAGGCTGCAGGCGCAGGACGAGGTGCCGCCGCCCGCATGCAGCAGCGAGAACACGACCTGCTCGTCGACGCCGGTGGCGCCCATCTCGGCCAGCGCCTGCACCTGCGATACGGGGCCGAGGAAGAAGGCCGCCATCGACAGCGGATAGATGCCCACGTCGAGCAGCGCGCCGCCACCGAGCTGCGGATTGAACATGCGGTGCTCGGGCGGGAAATTGGCGACAAAGCCGATATCGGCCTGCACCTGCCGCAGCACGCCGATTTCGCCGCTGGCGATGATGCGTTGCGCTTCCTGCACGGCGGGCAGGAAACGGCTCCACATGGCTTCCATCAAAAACAGTTTTTTCTCGCGCGCCATATCGACCACGGCCTGCGCTTCGCGCGCATTCATGGTGAACGGTTTTTCGCAGACGACGTGCTTGCCGGCGGCCAGGCACAGCAAGGCATTTTCCGCATGCAGGGTGTGCGGCGTGGCGATGTAGATCACGTCCACGCCAGAATCGTCAGCCAACGCCTGGTAGGAGCCATGGCAACGTTCGATGCCGAATTCGGCGCCGAAGGCCTGCGCACCGGCGCTGCTGCGCGAGGCGACCGCCACCAGTTGCGCACCGGGCGCATCGCGCAAGCCATTGGCCATCGCGCGGGCGATCTTGCCGGTGCCGAGGATGCCCCAGCGGACGGTGTTTTCCATGCTATTGATCTCTTTCTGCGCCAGCCACCTTGCGCTTCGGGCGGAACACCGCCGCGTCATTGTAAAAATCGTCGTCCTGGTCTTCACACCAGCCGGGCAAGCCAAGCACGGGCAGCGGCGTGAAGTCCGCCGTGGTCAGGCCTTGCTGCGCCAGGTCTTGCGCCACCCGCTCGTCGAGCCAGGCGCGGCGTGCCGCATCGTCGAGCGCAAAGTAGGCGTCGCCGGCAAAGATCACGCGCGTATGCGCCGTGATGGCCTTGCGCGGCGCCACCAGTTTTTCCATCAGCGCGTGGCCGAACAGCCAGACATCGGCGTCGCCGCCCGCGCCAAATTTCTCGCGCTGCGCAATGAACGCGCTGCGCCAGTCGTGCCCGCGCAAGGCCGCGTCCAGCGCGCGCCCCGCGTCGCTGTCGCGCAGCACCAGCAAGGCGGAATTCTCGTCAAAAATCGTCGCGCCATCGCGCGCGGGACCGCGCGATTTGCCCACGCCGGACAGGGCGATCTGCGCGGCCTGCAGCGCATTCAATTGGCGCTTGATGCGGGGGAAGGTCAGCCACACGAGCGCGTTGAAAAAATCGTGCAGATTGTCGCGCGTGGGCACGCCGCCCGTCGCGCCGATGAACTCCTCGTAGGCCACGCCTTCGGGCAGGTCCGCTTGCGGCACGAAGGCCAGCGGCAGGCCCGATGGATTGCGCAAATCCAGCGCCCGCGCCCGTCCATTGAGCGCGGCAATCACCGTGTCGCGCTGCAGGTCCAGCTGCCGTCGCGCCGGCAGCACCGTGGCAAACCAGGGGCGGGTCCAGTCTATCGATGGCAGCATGAACGCTTAGACCATTTTCCAGTTGATCTGCTCGCCCGCGTTGAGCGGAATCACGTGGCTGTCGCCCAGCGGCAGCGAGGCCGGCAAGGTCCAGCTTTCGCGTTTCAGAGTGATGGTGTCCGTGTTGCGCGGCATGCCGTAGAAAGCCGGGCCGTGGAAGCTGGCGAACGCTTCCAGTTTATCGAGCGCGCCGGCCCGTTCGAATGCTTCCGCATACATTTCCATCGCATGCAGGGCCGTGTAGCAACCGGCGCAGCCGCAAGCCATTTCCTTGGCGCCTTGCGCATGCGGCGCCGAGTCCGTGCCGAGGAAGAAACGCTCGTCGCCGCTGGCGGCCGCCGTCATCAGTGCCAGGCGGTGCTCTTCGCGCTTCAAGATAGGCAGGCAGTAGTAATGGGGACGGATGCCGCCCTTGAAAATCTCGTTGCGGTTGTACAGCAGGTGATGCGCCGTGATGGTGGCGGCGATCGGGCCTTCCGCTTCGGCCACGTACTGCGCCGCATCCTTGGTGGTGATGTGCTCGAACACGACGGACAGGGCCGGGAAGGCGCTGCGCAGCGGGCGCATCACGCGCTCGATGAAGACGGCTTCGCGGTCGAAAATATCGATTTCCGGGTCCGTCACTTCGCCATGCACGAGGAAGGGCATGCCCACTTCCTGCATCACTTCGAGCACCCTGTAGCAATTCTTCAAATCCGTCACGCCCAGGTCCGAGTTCGTCGTGGCGCCAGCCGGATACAGTTTCACGGCCTGCACGATGCCGCTGTCCTGCGCGCGGCGGATTTCATCGGGCGACGTGTTGTTCGTCAGGTACAGCACCATCAGCGGATCGAAGTTCACGCCTTGCGGCACGGCGGCCAGGATGCGCTCGCGGTAGGCACTGGCATCGGCCGTGGTGGTGACGGGCGGTTTCAGGTTCGGCATGACGATGGCACGGCCGAACTGGCGCGCGCTGTGCGGCAGCACGCTGGCCATGACGGCGCCGTCGCGCAGGTGCAAATGCCAGTCATCCGGACGGGTGATGGTGATGGAGGCTGGGGTGTGATCGAGTGTGGACATGGCGGCTGCTCTCAGGCGGTCATTGCGAATAGCGCCATTTTACCAGTCGCGGGGCGGCCTCGCAGGCTGCGGCGGCTACTGCCCGATGCTTGCCGGACGATCAAACGGCCGGTTCGCACCGGCCGTTTTCAATCTCGGGAGCGCACAAGCATCAGGACTTGCCCGGTGCAGTCTCCTGCTTCGCCACCCAGGCGCGCAGTTCCGCCAGCATCCGGTCCAGCGCGGCGCGGTCGTAGACGTGGCCACGGCTGACCACCAGGCGGATCTGGCGCGTGGCGCCGATATCCTGCAGCGGGTTCGCGTCGAGCACCAGCAGGTCGGCCGCCTTGCCGGCCGCCACGCTGCCGTAGCGGTCCAGCTTGCCCAGGAAGCGGGGACCGTTAATGACGGCCGACTGCAAGGCTTGCTGCGGCGTCAGGCCGTACTGCACGTACAGGCCGATTTCATCGTGCAGGGCCTGGCCCGGATAGTCGAAGGAATTCAAGAAGCCCGCATCGGTGCCGGCGATGATGCTCACGCCCTGCTGCTGCAAAAGGGGCAGCAGCTTGGCCGATTGCTCGAACTGCGCGTGGCGCTGGACGATCGCTTCCGGGCCATCCTTGGCGGCGCGCTGCACGCGCCAGTCGTAGGTGGCGCGCAAGCCCTTGCCGATGTATTGCAGGGCCGTGTCGTGCGTGTGGTCTTCGCGGTCCAGGTACGCCGTCACGCGCGAACCCCACAGGGTCGGCACGATGGCCGTGCCGCGCGCGGCCAGATAGCTGAAAGCCTTGCGCGCCGTCGGCTCGTCGTAGCTTTGCACGCTGGCCTGCATGGCTTCCTTGCCCGTCATCGCGCCGGCCGCCACCTTGGCCGTCAGCTCCTGCTCGCGCGGCGTGGTGGCGCGCAGCAAATACGATTGATGCTCGATCGTGCCCAGGCCCGCATCGGCCATCTGCTCCAATGTGAGCTGCACGGGGATATGGCCCGACGTGCGCATGCCCCGTTCGCGCGCCTGGCGCAACGCTTCCAGGTACAGCTCCGGCTTCAGGGTGTTTTCCGTGATCTTCACGAAGTCGACCTGCTGCGCCTGCAGGCCGTCGAGCGCGCGCGTGACTTCCTGCGGCGTACCCACTTCGATGGTGCCCTTCCACAGCGGCTTGATGCCTTCGAGTTTGGCGCCGGACGTAAAAATCGTCGGGCCCTCCAGCTGGCCCGCGTTGATCTGCTGGCGCCATGCCAGCACCGTGTCGGGCAAGTCGCCCGAGCAGTCGCGCACCGTGGTGATGCCGTGCGCCAGGTACAAAGGCAGCAGCTGCTTGTTCTCGTCGATCAGCTCCGGGCCGCCGCCGAAATGCACGTGCGTATCCCACAGGCCCGGCATCAGATATTTGCCGGGCAGGCGAATCGTCCGCTTCGGCGCGTAGCTGTGCAGCTGCGCGTCATCGACGACGGCGACGATGCTGTCGCCCTTGAGCAGCACGGTCTTGCCCTTGACCGCCTTGCCTGCGGCCACGTCGATCACGGTGGCGCCGCGCAGGGCGATGTCGACGGCGATCTTGTCGGCCGCATGGGCATGGGCGAGCAGGCCCAGCGCCAGCATGGCGCCGGCTAGTTGTTTCATGTCAGGCATTCGTACTCAACTTCAACGTGATGAAAAATTAATGGATGATCTTGGCGAGGAAATCGCGTGCGCGGTCCGAGCGCGTCGTATTGAA
Coding sequences within:
- a CDS encoding MFS transporter — its product is MTLHSSRPSLKTVLIASGVVLTLAMGVRHGLGFWMQPISQANGWTRETYSLALAMQNLMWGVFGPFAGMAADRFGTMRVVIVGAISYMAGLVWMALVTQPTLFIVGSGIFIGLALACTAFGAISGIIGRSAPPEQRSWAFGISSAAGSFGQFLMMPVEQQLISAVGWQNAFYVLAALVLLAMIPMAFYLREPPVSHASGPQQSVGAAFSEAIASRSFWLLLAGYFVCGFQLVFIGVHLPAYLKDQGLMNPNVAVTALALIGLFNIVGSYYAGKLGGKIAKRYLLSAIYVTRAVVITAFLLAPLSAWSVYLFAAGMGVLWLSTVPLTNGIIAGIFGVKHLSMLAGMVFFSHQVGSFLGAWLGGYLYEHQGSYHIVWMITIGLGLLAALINLPIDERAVKRVAVAA
- a CDS encoding Gfo/Idh/MocA family protein; this encodes MENTVRWGILGTGKIARAMANGLRDAPGAQLVAVASRSSAGAQAFGAEFGIERCHGSYQALADDSGVDVIYIATPHTLHAENALLCLAAGKHVVCEKPFTMNAREAQAVVDMAREKKLFLMEAMWSRFLPAVQEAQRIIASGEIGVLRQVQADIGFVANFPPEHRMFNPQLGGGALLDVGIYPLSMAAFFLGPVSQVQALAEMGATGVDEQVVFSLLHAGGGTSSCACSLRAQTPTEMTISGSLGRIRLPNRFYKPDHLIVEMMDGERRVVAAPHLGNGYAHEAIEAMRCIRAGLLESPLMPHADSVALMRNLDTMRGQIGLVYQADQA
- a CDS encoding DUF3025 domain-containing protein, producing MLPSIDWTRPWFATVLPARRQLDLQRDTVIAALNGRARALDLRNPSGLPLAFVPQADLPEGVAYEEFIGATGGVPTRDNLHDFFNALVWLTFPRIKRQLNALQAAQIALSGVGKSRGPARDGATIFDENSALLVLRDSDAGRALDAALRGHDWRSAFIAQREKFGAGGDADVWLFGHALMEKLVAPRKAITAHTRVIFAGDAYFALDDAARRAWLDERVAQDLAQQGLTTADFTPLPVLGLPGWCEDQDDDFYNDAAVFRPKRKVAGAERDQ
- the pyrC gene encoding dihydroorotase, with the protein product MSTLDHTPASITITRPDDWHLHLRDGAVMASVLPHSARQFGRAIVMPNLKPPVTTTADASAYRERILAAVPQGVNFDPLMVLYLTNNTSPDEIRRAQDSGIVQAVKLYPAGATTNSDLGVTDLKNCYRVLEVMQEVGMPFLVHGEVTDPEIDIFDREAVFIERVMRPLRSAFPALSVVFEHITTKDAAQYVAEAEGPIAATITAHHLLYNRNEIFKGGIRPHYYCLPILKREEHRLALMTAAASGDERFFLGTDSAPHAQGAKEMACGCAGCYTALHAMEMYAEAFERAGALDKLEAFASFHGPAFYGMPRNTDTITLKRESWTLPASLPLGDSHVIPLNAGEQINWKMV
- a CDS encoding amidohydrolase family protein translates to MKQLAGAMLALGLLAHAHAADKIAVDIALRGATVIDVAAGKAVKGKTVLLKGDSIVAVVDDAQLHSYAPKRTIRLPGKYLMPGLWDTHVHFGGGPELIDENKQLLPLYLAHGITTVRDCSGDLPDTVLAWRQQINAGQLEGPTIFTSGAKLEGIKPLWKGTIEVGTPQEVTRALDGLQAQQVDFVKITENTLKPELYLEALRQARERGMRTSGHIPVQLTLEQMADAGLGTIEHQSYLLRATTPREQELTAKVAAGAMTGKEAMQASVQSYDEPTARKAFSYLAARGTAIVPTLWGSRVTAYLDREDHTHDTALQYIGKGLRATYDWRVQRAAKDGPEAIVQRHAQFEQSAKLLPLLQQQGVSIIAGTDAGFLNSFDYPGQALHDEIGLYVQYGLTPQQALQSAVINGPRFLGKLDRYGSVAAGKAADLLVLDANPLQDIGATRQIRLVVSRGHVYDRAALDRMLAELRAWVAKQETAPGKS